CGACCATGGTGACCGGCAGTATGTTCGGATCCCATTCAAGTCGACTGGTGGTCCGTTGGATGATGATGGCACATTTGTCGAGATAGGAACGCCTTTCCTGCTTGATCATCAATTCCAGACCGATGTTGATCAGGAAGGTAACATCGGAGCAGTGTCCGGTTCTTTCAACCAATTTAAATCGCCTGAAGACAAGGATGCTCCTTTCCCCAAAGGACTTGTGGAACGAGGAAAGACACTGATCAGCAAGGCCGAGAATGCCTTAGGAACGTTATAGTAAAACACCAGCAGCTTCCCAGTATATAGGAAGCTGTTTTTCTGTAGATTTTGCCTGTTTTTCGATTTAGCCCAAGCGTCTGCTTACTTCGAAAAAATGCTATACTGGTAAGCATAAGTTTTATTTCGGAGTGTGAAGATTGCCATGAAAAACAAATTATATTATCACGATGCATACATGAAAAAATTCTCTGCGGAGCTGACTGCGCAAAAAGAAGACGAATCTGGGAGGATATACTGCATCCTTTCTCAGACAGCTTTTTACCCGACAGGTGGTGGTCAGCCATTCGATACCGGATTCTTAAACGGCGTAGAAGTAGTGGCTGTTGAGGAAGTTAATGGGGAAATCCGCCATTATATAAAGGGGAAATTGGCGGAAGGAAATCCTGTTGAAGCGGAAATTGAATGGGATCGCAGATTTGACCATATGCAGCAGCATGCTGGACAGCATATTCTTTCCGCTTCGTTCGAGGATTTGTATGGATATAAAACGATCAGTTTCCATCTTGGTAAAGATACACTGACAATAGACTTGGATACAGAAAATCTTTCAACAGATGAGGCCGCAAAGGTGGAAGAGCTAGCTAATCAGGTGATTCTCGAAAACCGCCCAATCGTCACTAAATGGGTGGATGAAGAGGAACTGAAGCAATACAGACTCAGGAAAGAATTATCCGTATCTAATAACATCAGGCTCGTCATAATACCAAACTTTGACTACAATGGCTGCGGCGGCACACATCCAAACAGCACTGCCGAGATCGGATCATTGAAAATCCTGGGATGGGAAAGGCAAAAGAAAATGGTGCGTGTTGAGTTTGTTTGTGGTAAAAGGGTGCTGAACAAGCTTGGCCAAAAGCATGAGGTCATCAAGGAACTCACAGCCCTGCTCAATGCACCAGAACAGGATATGAGTTCATCAGTAAATAGACTTCTTGCCCAAAAGAAAGAACTTGAAAAAACTATTGAGGAAATGAAGGATCAATTATTAAAATTTGAAGCAAACGAGATAATTGAATCAGGAAAGAATGATATGGTCAGGCGCGTATTTAATAACAGGGACATCCAAGAACTTCAAAAGCTGGCCAGGCTGCTCGTTTCAACTGCTGAAGATAAGGTATTCTTGCTTGCGTCTGAAAATGAGGAAAAGCTTCAATTCGTTTTTGCAAAAGGTAAGAAAACAGAAGGCGACTTGAAGGGATTATCACAAAGGGCACTTTCCATAATTGATGGTAAGGGTGGAGGTAACGATACTCTTGTTCAAGGTGGGGGCAAATGGATGTCAGGTGAGGAATTCATCCAGAAGGTTACCGGAATTATCCAATAATCCGAATGATATATGAAGAACCACAACTACAACAAGGAAAAAAGTTCTAGTTCTTAAGTGGTGATTTCATCAAAAAAACTGGGCATTTGATGCCTAATAACAAGGAGAATAAAAAAAGACCGACTTTCAACCTAATTTTTACAGATTGATTGGTTATTAATGAAAGTTTTACCATTTAAAAATAGGTTTAACTCCCTCATAATGGAATTCAATCAGAGAAATAGGGGGAATCAGAATGTTTGAAGTTGAAAAAGGGTCTGTAGAAGAGGCAATCATGATCCTGCAAAATCTCGGTCTTAAAGTGAATGAATACGAGAAGACGAATTCAATGATTCCGGTAGAAAAATATAAAGAGTTATTGGAATTCACTATTGCTGTAGCAAGGAAAACGAATGAGGTTACTGTCACAATAGATGAAATGATGGATGATATAGCAACGAAGATGTAATGGATAAGCAAGAGCAGCCAGATTAAAACCTCTGGCTGCTCTTTTTATCTTGTTTAAAATAACTACACATAATAGTCAGCGCTGGTCGGGGCTTACCAAGGGGCTTGCGCTTTTCTTCCTTCATTGAGTTTTATCAATGTATTCGAACAGGAAGGATTGTCCGTTTCGGTAAAAGCGTGGATCGTAGACTCCTATTCTATCTCCATCGTCAACGATCACGACAAATGGGGACCATTCAGTAAGCGTCTTAGCTTCAGGTTTTTCAGAGAATAATACATTGAGATCTGTATCCTCTGCGGAAGTAAGCTCATATTGTAGCTCTCTTTCTGAGAAGAGATTATCCTGATAAATGTTAACTTCACCTTCATTTTTGGCGATCACTGTATATGTCCATGGAATGAAGCCAGCAGAAAGTGCAATCTGTTCATAATCGTCCTCATATTGATTATAAAGCATCCAGCCCTGGACACTTTGGGTAACGACGTGCAGAGCAATAAAGACCCATGCAAGTTTAAAGTAGGATGGACTTTTTACCTTATTAAACTTTGACGCAATAAATGCAGTTCCGAGAATCACCCAGAAAACGAAATCAATGATGGGGATTGTCCCAAATGTGATTCTTATATTAGAAAATGGTTCGAGATAGCCAGTTCCCCAGGCGTTGAATAAATCACTTGTATTATGGATGATGACTGCCAGCCATCCAAGGAAAAAAAGTTTTACATCTTTTACTTTAAATAGAAGGAAAGATAGTAGAATAAATAAAGCGGCCCACAATGGTGTCAGGAAAATTGAATGGGTGATGCCTCGATGCCACATCTGGTAAAGTCCATCATTATCCCACAGCTGTGAAATGACATCGATGTCCGGGATCTGGCTTGCACCGACCGCGGTTAATAAATAAGCACGCTTCTGCGATTTTTCCATATCTTTTTTATCAACGGCGCCATACAAGGCTAAACCGAAAAGTGTATGCGTAACTGAATCCATGGTGCACCTCCTGAAAATATTATAAACGGTAAAGGAAAATATTTAAAAGTTCTGATATGCATTTGCAGGATTGCAAACTTAACGCCAGAAAGATAAGATTAAATTTATAGTAAAAAAGAATGGATTTTTCAACTCGAGAATTGTCCAGCTCCAGCGCCTAGCCCCTCGAGACGTTTGTCTAGTGTCGCCTCCTAGAAACTCCGAAACTTCAACTCCGCCGGCAGAAGCAAAAAAGCGCTTCTTTGTCGGAGTCTCCAGTTTCTGTGTTTCTGGACAGTTGGCTAAACTTTTCGATTTCTGTCCGCCCAATGAAGTCAAAAAACGACTTCAATGGTCGGCCCTCCAACGCTTGTCGGGGCTAACCAAGGCGCTTGCGCTTTTCTATGAAGAATTTTGCCTTTAAACAGAAAGGAAACATTTAATGATGAAAAAATTAAAAGATGAAGTACAATCGCGAAGAACGTTTGCGATTATTTCCCACCCGGATGCCGGGAAAACGACGCTTACGGAAAAGCTGTTGCTGTTCGGCGGTGCAATCCGTGATGCTGGTACGGTAAAAGCTAAGAAGACAGGGAAGTTTGCGACAAGTGACTGGATGGAAATTGAGAAGCAGCGTGGAATCTCCGTTACCTCAAGTGTCATGCAATTCGATTATGATGGCTTTAAGGTGAACATTCTTGACACACCAGGCCACCAGGATTTCTCTGAGGACACGTATAGAACGTTAACTGCGGTCGACAGTGCCGTGATGATCATAGATTCAGCAAAGGGTATCGAGGATCAGACTCTCAAGCTTTTCAAGGTTTGCCGTATGAGAGGAATTCCGATCTTTACCTTTATCAACAAGCTTGATCGCCAGGGTAAAGCCCCTCTTGAGCTGCTAGCTGAATTGGAAGAAGTGCTTGGGATTGAATCTTATCCAATGAATTGGCCGATTGGCATGGGCAAGGAGTTCCTTGGGATCTATGACCGATTCAACAACCGGATTGAACAGTTCCGTGTAGATGAGGACAAACGCTTTGTTCAATTGAACGAAGAAGGAGAAATAGAGGGTGAGCATTCACTGAAAGAGTCTTCACTATACGACCAGACTTTAGAAGAAATCATGCTGTTGGATGAAGCGGGAAATGAATTTTCAAAAGATCGGATTTCAGATGGAACATTGACACCTGTATTTTTTGGAAGCGCCCTGACGACTTTTGGCGTCCAGACATTCCTTGATTCCTATCTGCAATTTGCACCGGAGCCACAGCCGAGGAATTCGACTGCAGGGGAAATTGATCCGCAATCAGAGGAGTTTTCTGGCTTTATCTTTAAAATCCAGGCAAACATGAACCCGGCACATCGCGACAGAATTGCCTTCCTGCGCATCTGCTCAGGCAAGTTTGAACGAGGAATGACCGTCCAGCTTAGCCGTACAGGAAAATCAATGAAGCTTGCGCAGTCTACACAGTTCATGGCTGATGATCGCAGTACTGTTGAGGAAGCAGTTGCAGGTGACATCATCGGTCTTTACGACCCGGGCACATACCAGATTGGTGATACGATTGTTTCTGGCAAGGAAGGATTCCTGTATGAAAAGCTTCCACAGTTTACACCAGAACTTTTCGTAAGGGTTTCAGCAAAGAATGTCATGAAGCAAAAACATTTCCATAAAGGAATCCAACAGCTTGTCCAGGAAGGAGCCATCCAGCTTTTCAAGACATTGAAGACGGAAGAGTACCTTCTTGGTGCCGTCGGACAGCTCCAATTCGAAGTATTCGAAGCAAGGATGCGCAACGAATATAATGTAGAGGTCCTCATGGAAAGACAGGGTTCCAAGATTGCCCGCTGGATCGAAGGCGACGATGTGAACGAAAACCTGTCCAGCTCGAGGAGTCTGCTTGTCACTGACCGTTATGACAAAAAAGTATTCTTATTCGAGAACGAATTCGCCTTAAGGTGGTTCCAGGACAAGAATCCTGAAGTAAAACTTTATAATCCTATGGATGCTTCATAAAAGTTTGAGCCGGTATTGTTGAATGCCGGCTCTTTTTATATTAAAAAATATCAGGTCTGTCCGGGCACTGATTTCATTTTATTTAGTACAATCTATTGACATTTTCCAAATCAGATACTATATTAATATTATTCTATATCGCTTTTATGCATAAAAGCGTTTAAGTATAAAAGTTATATACTTAGTGCCGGCAGAAACTAGTAGAATCTCCATAAGCAGCAAAAAGAAACTGGATGGTTGCTGAAAATCCAGGCAATGGCTGATTTGAATTACACCTGTCGTGATCAGGCACTGTTAATGAAGTGGGCAAATCTTATTATTTGCCAATTAGGGTGGTACCGCGGAGCTCCTTCGTCCCTAGATGCAGAGGAGCTGTTTGTACTTTACTACTAATTGGGGGAATCATCATGTTAAACCAAAGCCAATCAACCGAACTGAAAACTTCTGAGGCTGCTGCTGTTATTTTATTGCTTCTGACGGGGATCGGTTATGGCATGATAAAACTTGAACTAATGCCGCACATTCCGGTCCTGATCGGTATCGGGTCAATGATAATTTATGGTTTGTTTAAAAAAATCAAGATGGACGAACTAGAAAATAGTATGATTGAGGGTGCCAGGGCAGGCCTGGGAGCTGTATTGATTTTTTTCTTCATTGGGATGCTTGTCAGCAGCTGGATTGCTGCTGGTACCATTCCTACTTTGATATATATCGCATTTGATTTAGTGACTGGAAAGTGGTTTTATGCGATTGTCTTTATTGTCACATCTGTTATTGGGTTAAGCATTGGCAGTTCATTGACTACCTCAGCTGTAATTGGTGTAGCGTTCATAGCTGTTAGTGAAAGTTTGGGATTTTCATTGGCAATCACTGCCGGTGCAGTGGTATCGGGCGCATTCCTTGGTGATAAAATGTCGCCGCTATCGGATACAACCGTTTTAGCGTCTGCAACTGTTAAAGTAGATCTTTTTGAGCATATCAAAAACATGAGCTGGACGACGATACCTGCGTTCTTCATTTCACTTGTGATGTTTGCGGCCTTGTCGCCAGAACTGGGATCAGCAGATTTTACAAAGCTTGGTAGCTTGCAGAATACTCTATTGGAGATGAATCTTGTTAACTGGTACTCACTCATTCCGCTGGTTATCATTGCGATACTTGCGGTGAGGAAAGTATCTTCAATTTTGACACTAGGAGCAGGAACCCTTTCAGCGATGATGATCAGTTTGATGGTTGTTCCGCAAAATGACTGGAGCCAGCTTCCGGGAATTTTATATTCAGGCTATGTTTCTGAGAGCGGCAACGAGCAGCTGGATTCCCTGCTGAGCCGCGGGGGGATTGAGAGCATGTTCTTTTCAGTCTCGCTTGTACTCCTTGCTTTAAGCATGGGTGGATTGCTGTTCAAGCTTGGTGTTCTTCCGGCTCTATTGCGAGGGCTTGCCAGCAGGCTGGAAAATGTTCCTGTTCTCGTTGGCTCAACAGCTTTATCTGCGATTGGGATCAACTTCTTGATTGGTGAGCAATATCTTTCAATTCTTATAACAGGCAATACATTTGCTGGCCACTTCGAAAAAGCTGGGCTGCATCCGAAAAATCTTTCGCGTGTCCTGGAGGATGCCGGGACAGTACTCAATCCACTTGTACCCTGGAGTGTGTGTGGCGTTTTCCTTAGCAGCGTCCTTGGAGTCAGCACGATGGACTATGTTCCATTTGCGTTCTTTTGTCTGCTGTCACCGTTATTGACACTTGCAGCAGGATTTACTGGAATAACCTTATCGAAGACAGGGAAAAATGCGGTGGCATAAGCTGCCGCTTTTTTGTTGCTTACTAATTCGGCTAATGTGCCCGGAACACAGGTGGATGCAAGATTTTGG
This window of the Mesobacillus jeotgali genome carries:
- a CDS encoding YugN family protein, which codes for MIPIQSNINGKELTVGELKQKLGPLGFNVNGQWEYDHAYIDYKMNDDHGDRQYVRIPFKSTGGPLDDDGTFVEIGTPFLLDHQFQTDVDQEGNIGAVSGSFNQFKSPEDKDAPFPKGLVERGKTLISKAENALGTL
- a CDS encoding alanyl-tRNA editing protein — translated: MKNKLYYHDAYMKKFSAELTAQKEDESGRIYCILSQTAFYPTGGGQPFDTGFLNGVEVVAVEEVNGEIRHYIKGKLAEGNPVEAEIEWDRRFDHMQQHAGQHILSASFEDLYGYKTISFHLGKDTLTIDLDTENLSTDEAAKVEELANQVILENRPIVTKWVDEEELKQYRLRKELSVSNNIRLVIIPNFDYNGCGGTHPNSTAEIGSLKILGWERQKKMVRVEFVCGKRVLNKLGQKHEVIKELTALLNAPEQDMSSSVNRLLAQKKELEKTIEEMKDQLLKFEANEIIESGKNDMVRRVFNNRDIQELQKLARLLVSTAEDKVFLLASENEEKLQFVFAKGKKTEGDLKGLSQRALSIIDGKGGGNDTLVQGGGKWMSGEEFIQKVTGIIQ
- a CDS encoding metal-dependent hydrolase, with translation MDSVTHTLFGLALYGAVDKKDMEKSQKRAYLLTAVGASQIPDIDVISQLWDNDGLYQMWHRGITHSIFLTPLWAALFILLSFLLFKVKDVKLFFLGWLAVIIHNTSDLFNAWGTGYLEPFSNIRITFGTIPIIDFVFWVILGTAFIASKFNKVKSPSYFKLAWVFIALHVVTQSVQGWMLYNQYEDDYEQIALSAGFIPWTYTVIAKNEGEVNIYQDNLFSERELQYELTSAEDTDLNVLFSEKPEAKTLTEWSPFVVIVDDGDRIGVYDPRFYRNGQSFLFEYIDKTQ
- a CDS encoding peptide chain release factor 3, which translates into the protein MKKLKDEVQSRRTFAIISHPDAGKTTLTEKLLLFGGAIRDAGTVKAKKTGKFATSDWMEIEKQRGISVTSSVMQFDYDGFKVNILDTPGHQDFSEDTYRTLTAVDSAVMIIDSAKGIEDQTLKLFKVCRMRGIPIFTFINKLDRQGKAPLELLAELEEVLGIESYPMNWPIGMGKEFLGIYDRFNNRIEQFRVDEDKRFVQLNEEGEIEGEHSLKESSLYDQTLEEIMLLDEAGNEFSKDRISDGTLTPVFFGSALTTFGVQTFLDSYLQFAPEPQPRNSTAGEIDPQSEEFSGFIFKIQANMNPAHRDRIAFLRICSGKFERGMTVQLSRTGKSMKLAQSTQFMADDRSTVEEAVAGDIIGLYDPGTYQIGDTIVSGKEGFLYEKLPQFTPELFVRVSAKNVMKQKHFHKGIQQLVQEGAIQLFKTLKTEEYLLGAVGQLQFEVFEARMRNEYNVEVLMERQGSKIARWIEGDDVNENLSSSRSLLVTDRYDKKVFLFENEFALRWFQDKNPEVKLYNPMDAS
- a CDS encoding Na+/H+ antiporter NhaC family protein, encoding MLNQSQSTELKTSEAAAVILLLLTGIGYGMIKLELMPHIPVLIGIGSMIIYGLFKKIKMDELENSMIEGARAGLGAVLIFFFIGMLVSSWIAAGTIPTLIYIAFDLVTGKWFYAIVFIVTSVIGLSIGSSLTTSAVIGVAFIAVSESLGFSLAITAGAVVSGAFLGDKMSPLSDTTVLASATVKVDLFEHIKNMSWTTIPAFFISLVMFAALSPELGSADFTKLGSLQNTLLEMNLVNWYSLIPLVIIAILAVRKVSSILTLGAGTLSAMMISLMVVPQNDWSQLPGILYSGYVSESGNEQLDSLLSRGGIESMFFSVSLVLLALSMGGLLFKLGVLPALLRGLASRLENVPVLVGSTALSAIGINFLIGEQYLSILITGNTFAGHFEKAGLHPKNLSRVLEDAGTVLNPLVPWSVCGVFLSSVLGVSTMDYVPFAFFCLLSPLLTLAAGFTGITLSKTGKNAVA